The following proteins are co-located in the Paludibaculum fermentans genome:
- a CDS encoding sulfatase produces MPMERRQFLRQLAGAAAVLPTAAFQARKKPLNFVFILADDLGWTDLSSFGSQFYETPNIDRLAQQGTRFTNAYAACPVCSPTRASIMTGKYPARLGITNYLPGKHPTPYSKLIGVDCVQQLPLEEKTIAEVLKPAGYRTGQFGKWHLGGEGFGPDRQGFDTTFAAQGGVGSYFYPGWRGKSPVIEGKQGEYITDRLGDEAAAFIQANRANPFFVYLPHFAPHVPLESKKEYIRKYSAKIRSGARHYDPVYAGMIQSLDDSVGRVVKAVEENGLADNTIVVFNSDNGGLSAPEWLLKPTTSNWPLREGKGHVYEGGIRVPLIIRGPGVRKGAVDDTPISSVDYLPTFAELAGVPAPEGVDGRSFAALLPAARRLPPRPLYWHYPHYSNQLGRPASAVRLGEYKLIRFHEDNHVELYRVTADIGEQADLAETQKAKVQELTRLLDAWLKEVDAKFPTPNPNYDPVREAEGYWWKQPGAYERFGK; encoded by the coding sequence ATGCCGATGGAACGCCGTCAATTCCTGAGACAACTGGCGGGGGCGGCCGCGGTTCTGCCGACTGCCGCTTTCCAGGCGAGGAAGAAGCCGCTGAACTTCGTGTTCATCCTGGCTGACGACCTGGGCTGGACCGACCTGTCGTCGTTCGGGAGCCAGTTCTACGAGACGCCGAACATCGACCGTCTCGCCCAGCAGGGTACGCGTTTCACCAACGCGTATGCCGCCTGTCCGGTCTGCTCGCCCACCCGGGCGAGCATCATGACCGGGAAATATCCGGCGCGGCTGGGCATCACGAACTACCTGCCGGGCAAGCACCCGACGCCCTATTCAAAGCTGATCGGCGTGGATTGCGTGCAGCAGTTGCCGTTGGAGGAGAAGACGATTGCCGAGGTGCTGAAGCCGGCCGGTTACCGCACCGGGCAGTTTGGCAAGTGGCATCTGGGTGGTGAGGGCTTTGGGCCGGACCGCCAGGGGTTCGACACGACCTTTGCCGCGCAGGGTGGGGTGGGCAGCTACTTCTACCCGGGCTGGCGGGGCAAGAGCCCGGTGATCGAGGGCAAGCAGGGCGAGTACATCACAGACCGGCTGGGAGACGAGGCGGCCGCCTTCATCCAGGCGAACCGGGCGAATCCGTTCTTCGTGTACCTGCCGCATTTTGCTCCGCATGTGCCGCTGGAGTCGAAGAAAGAGTACATCCGGAAGTACAGCGCCAAGATCCGCAGCGGCGCGCGGCATTACGATCCCGTGTACGCGGGCATGATCCAGAGCCTGGACGACAGCGTAGGCCGGGTGGTGAAGGCGGTGGAGGAGAACGGCCTGGCGGACAACACGATTGTCGTCTTCAACTCGGACAACGGCGGGTTGAGTGCCCCGGAGTGGCTGTTGAAGCCGACGACGTCGAACTGGCCCCTGCGGGAAGGGAAGGGCCACGTGTATGAGGGCGGCATTCGCGTACCGCTGATTATCCGGGGTCCGGGTGTGCGGAAGGGCGCGGTGGACGATACGCCGATTTCGAGTGTCGACTACCTGCCGACGTTCGCCGAGTTAGCCGGTGTGCCGGCGCCTGAAGGTGTGGACGGGCGGAGTTTCGCCGCGCTGTTGCCGGCGGCGCGCCGTCTGCCGCCGAGGCCGCTGTACTGGCACTATCCGCACTACAGCAACCAACTGGGACGGCCCGCCAGCGCGGTGCGGCTGGGCGAGTATAAGCTGATCCGGTTCCACGAAGACAATCACGTGGAGCTTTACCGCGTGACCGCGGATATCGGGGAGCAGGCGGATCTCGCCGAGACCCAGAAGGCCAAGGTGCAGGAGCTGACACGGCTGCTGGACGCGTGGCTGAAAGAGGTGGATGCGAAGTTTCCAACGCCGAATCCGAACTACGATCCGGTGCGGGAGGCGGAAGGCTATTGGTGGAAGCAGCCGGGCGCCTACGAACGGTTCGGCAAGTAA
- a CDS encoding ABC transporter permease has product MPFVYTIMNGIRYSLRALARTPVVSLVVVLSLALGIGANTAIFSLLHQILLRSLPVDKPQELVVLTSPGDFKGGRNSTNNSGGMDYIFSYPMFRGFERNHNGLKDIAGYRLLGANIAFQGKTLDGGVEVVSGGFFPTLNVQPLMGRMISYDDDKGAGQPVAVLSYGYWQDRLGSRADVLNQPMRVNGQVFTIVGVAPKGFTGVTLGDEPDVYVPLVFKPAMTPGWDGRDKWTDFWIYSFARLAPGTSREQAQSALNGTFSALIDEHLKADPGRNEDFRKRYRAARMKLEPGALGQSETREFMKTPLLVLIICTALVLLIAAANAANLLLARAAQRNRELSIRSALGAGKMQIMGQLLTEAMLLSAAGGVVGIILGSWVLDALISGINDPETNSYSITAHLDPKVLLFSVVVALLTGVLFGLYPAWSAARNSVSGVLKEDSNNTSASRGGVRVRKGLVTAQVAISLLLLIPMGLFLKSMVNLMHENLGIKTENVVTFRLSPDLNGYKPDRCRQLFERVEQEVAAIPGVANVAASMVPLISGSNWGNNITVEGFGKEVDDNTHSMFNAVGPGFFGKMGVALVSGREFTDSDTLAGPQVAIVNETWARHFFKDASPIGRRFKLGSGGKDPLNIEIVGVVKDSKYSGVRQKVPRLYYIPYRQDKEPGSLSFYVRSPLPTDQVSAQIRRVISGLDPDLPIESLRTLDDQVQRNIRSDKLVMQLASSFAILATLLAMLGLYGVMAFNVARRTREIGIRMALGAGSSRIRSLVLHEVTIVLAIGTVFGVPCALGLARLAESQLFGVKANDPIVVLLAVLALAIAAMAAGYLPARRATRINPVEALRYE; this is encoded by the coding sequence GTGCCATTCGTATACACGATCATGAACGGCATTCGCTACTCCCTCCGTGCATTAGCCAGGACCCCAGTGGTCAGTCTGGTCGTCGTCCTCTCTCTTGCCCTGGGCATCGGCGCCAACACGGCGATCTTCTCGCTGCTGCACCAGATCCTGCTCCGGTCGCTGCCGGTGGATAAGCCGCAGGAACTCGTGGTCCTCACCTCGCCCGGCGACTTCAAGGGCGGCCGCAACTCCACCAACAACTCGGGCGGCATGGACTATATCTTCAGCTACCCGATGTTCCGCGGCTTCGAACGCAACCACAACGGCTTGAAGGACATCGCCGGCTACCGCCTGCTGGGCGCGAATATCGCTTTCCAGGGCAAAACCCTCGACGGCGGCGTCGAAGTGGTCTCCGGCGGCTTCTTCCCCACCCTGAACGTCCAGCCGCTGATGGGCCGCATGATCTCGTATGACGACGACAAAGGGGCCGGCCAGCCCGTCGCCGTGCTCAGCTATGGCTACTGGCAGGACCGACTCGGCTCCCGAGCCGACGTCCTCAACCAGCCGATGCGCGTCAACGGTCAGGTCTTCACCATCGTCGGCGTCGCCCCCAAAGGGTTCACCGGTGTGACCCTCGGGGATGAGCCCGATGTCTACGTCCCCCTCGTCTTCAAGCCCGCCATGACCCCCGGCTGGGACGGCCGCGACAAGTGGACCGACTTCTGGATCTACTCCTTCGCCCGCCTCGCCCCAGGCACCTCCCGCGAACAGGCTCAAAGTGCACTCAACGGCACCTTCAGCGCCCTCATCGACGAGCACCTCAAGGCGGATCCGGGCCGGAACGAGGACTTCCGGAAGCGCTATCGCGCCGCCCGCATGAAACTGGAGCCCGGCGCCCTGGGCCAGAGCGAAACCCGCGAGTTCATGAAGACCCCGCTCCTGGTGCTCATCATCTGCACGGCGCTGGTGCTGCTCATCGCCGCCGCCAATGCCGCCAACCTCCTGTTGGCCCGCGCGGCCCAGCGCAATCGCGAGCTGTCCATCCGCTCGGCCCTGGGTGCGGGAAAGATGCAGATCATGGGCCAGCTCCTCACCGAAGCCATGCTGCTCTCCGCGGCCGGAGGCGTGGTCGGCATCATCCTGGGAAGCTGGGTTCTCGACGCCCTCATCAGCGGCATCAACGATCCGGAGACGAATTCGTATTCCATCACCGCCCACCTCGACCCGAAGGTCCTGCTTTTCTCCGTCGTCGTCGCGCTGCTGACCGGCGTCCTCTTCGGCCTCTACCCCGCCTGGTCCGCCGCCCGCAATTCCGTCTCCGGCGTGCTGAAGGAAGACTCCAACAACACCTCAGCCAGCCGCGGCGGCGTGCGTGTCCGCAAGGGCCTGGTTACGGCGCAGGTCGCCATCTCCCTGCTCCTGCTCATCCCCATGGGCCTCTTCCTGAAGAGCATGGTCAACCTGATGCACGAGAATCTGGGCATCAAGACGGAAAATGTCGTCACCTTCCGCCTGTCGCCCGACCTCAACGGCTACAAGCCCGACCGCTGCCGCCAGCTCTTTGAGCGCGTGGAGCAGGAAGTCGCCGCCATCCCCGGCGTCGCCAACGTGGCCGCCTCCATGGTCCCGCTCATCTCGGGCAGCAACTGGGGCAACAACATCACCGTCGAAGGATTTGGCAAGGAAGTGGACGACAACACCCACTCGATGTTCAACGCCGTCGGCCCCGGCTTTTTCGGCAAGATGGGCGTGGCCCTGGTAAGCGGCCGGGAATTCACCGACAGCGACACTCTGGCCGGTCCCCAGGTGGCCATCGTCAATGAGACCTGGGCGCGCCACTTCTTCAAGGACGCCAGCCCCATCGGCCGCCGCTTCAAGCTGGGCAGCGGAGGCAAGGATCCCCTCAACATCGAAATCGTCGGCGTGGTGAAAGACTCGAAGTACTCCGGTGTGCGCCAGAAGGTGCCGCGCCTCTACTACATCCCCTACCGGCAGGATAAGGAACCCGGCAGCTTGTCCTTCTACGTCCGCTCGCCCCTGCCCACGGATCAGGTCTCCGCGCAGATCCGCCGCGTCATTTCGGGCCTGGATCCCGATCTGCCCATCGAGAGCCTGCGCACGCTCGACGACCAGGTGCAGCGCAATATCCGCTCCGACAAGCTCGTCATGCAGCTCGCCTCATCTTTCGCGATCCTGGCCACGCTGCTGGCCATGCTCGGCCTCTACGGCGTGATGGCGTTCAACGTCGCCCGCCGTACACGGGAAATCGGCATCCGCATGGCGCTCGGCGCCGGTTCCAGCCGCATCCGCTCCCTGGTCCTGCACGAAGTCACCATCGTTCTCGCCATTGGCACGGTCTTCGGAGTGCCCTGCGCCCTCGGCCTGGCCCGGCTCGCGGAAAGCCAGTTGTTTGGCGTGAAGGCGAACGACCCCATTGTGGTCCTGCTGGCCGTCCTCGCCCTGGCGATTGCGGCCATGGCCGCCGGCTACCTGCCGGCCCGCCGCGCCACCCGCATCAACCCCGTGGAAGCTCTCCGCTACGAGTAA
- a CDS encoding serine hydrolase, with the protein MRLLPLLSLACALPGLAQNPDFTVLDELAQRALRESGTPGAVITVIHHGQVVYEKAFGVTDVETQGRVTPETLFRIGSTTKMFTAAAVLTLVEEGRVDLDKRISTYVQSLPPKIGALTLRQLLSHTAGLGDRGSGHGRHDDSALGDAIRALPPEIVELDPGAVYSYSSLGYWIAGLVLESVTGQPFADAVAERVFRPLGMTRTTFRPLAAMTYPFAQQHEGSAKQAPRVIRPFADDSSTWPGGSLFSSAHELSRFVLAFLQKGKLDGKQALAAGVVSAMSQPHAAIPGSTDHYTYGLVASNDRGVFTLSHGGARVGFGSFIVMAPEQRSGIIVVTNRSGSTLAPVVQKAMELVLPLGPEESQPPAPTTIPEETLKSYTGTYAGGGWRITITRDAGRLVLIFQGKQYPAKPAPGGHFTTEGPLSDFVFVPAPDDSIRYLHVELRTLRKIE; encoded by the coding sequence ATGCGCCTTCTCCCGCTGCTCTCGCTCGCCTGCGCGCTGCCCGGCCTTGCCCAGAATCCTGATTTCACCGTCCTGGATGAACTCGCCCAGCGCGCCCTCAGGGAATCCGGCACACCAGGCGCGGTGATCACCGTGATCCATCATGGGCAAGTGGTTTACGAGAAGGCGTTTGGCGTCACCGACGTCGAAACCCAGGGCCGGGTCACCCCGGAGACTCTCTTCCGTATCGGCTCCACCACCAAGATGTTCACGGCCGCCGCAGTCCTCACCCTGGTGGAAGAAGGCCGCGTCGACCTCGACAAGCGCATCTCGACCTACGTCCAGTCCCTGCCGCCGAAGATAGGCGCGCTCACCTTGCGTCAACTCCTCTCCCACACGGCCGGACTGGGCGACCGCGGTTCCGGCCACGGCCGCCACGACGACTCCGCCCTCGGCGACGCCATCCGCGCCTTGCCGCCCGAGATCGTCGAGCTCGATCCCGGCGCCGTTTACTCCTACTCCAGCCTCGGTTACTGGATCGCCGGACTCGTGCTGGAATCGGTCACCGGCCAGCCCTTCGCCGACGCCGTGGCGGAGCGCGTCTTTCGGCCCCTGGGGATGACGCGCACCACCTTCCGTCCGCTGGCCGCCATGACTTACCCCTTCGCCCAGCAGCACGAGGGCAGCGCCAAACAGGCTCCGCGCGTCATTCGCCCCTTTGCCGACGATTCATCCACGTGGCCCGGCGGCAGCCTCTTCTCCAGCGCCCATGAACTTTCGCGCTTCGTCCTGGCCTTCCTGCAGAAAGGGAAACTGGACGGGAAACAGGCCCTGGCCGCCGGAGTCGTCTCCGCCATGTCGCAGCCCCATGCCGCCATCCCGGGCAGCACCGACCACTACACCTACGGCCTCGTCGCATCCAACGATCGCGGCGTTTTCACCCTCTCCCATGGCGGCGCCCGCGTCGGCTTCGGGTCGTTCATCGTCATGGCCCCCGAACAGCGATCCGGCATCATCGTGGTCACCAATCGCAGCGGCTCCACGCTAGCCCCCGTTGTCCAGAAGGCCATGGAGCTTGTCCTGCCCCTTGGTCCGGAGGAATCACAGCCGCCGGCGCCCACCACTATCCCGGAAGAAACCCTGAAGAGCTACACCGGCACATACGCCGGAGGCGGCTGGCGCATCACCATCACCCGCGACGCCGGCCGGCTCGTGCTCATCTTTCAAGGCAAGCAATACCCCGCCAAGCCTGCCCCCGGCGGCCATTTCACCACGGAAGGCCCGCTCAGCGATTTCGTCTTCGTGCCCGCCCCCGACGACTCCATTCGCTATCTTCACGTCGAGCTCCGCACCCTGCGGAAAATCGAATAG
- a CDS encoding tRNA-binding protein produces the protein MPAPIKPLIAMSVLDQVDVRVGTILAIGEVPGSDKLMQLQVSFGDHQRTIVAGIRGERETPEELVGRQCLFVVNLEPRKMRGIVSEGMLFDIGFGDGLRPVLAVPEAPVPDGTRAS, from the coding sequence ATGCCCGCACCTATCAAGCCATTGATTGCCATGTCCGTATTGGACCAGGTGGACGTCCGAGTAGGGACGATTCTCGCGATTGGGGAGGTGCCGGGTTCGGATAAGCTCATGCAGTTGCAAGTCTCGTTTGGCGACCACCAGCGTACGATTGTGGCCGGCATCCGCGGCGAACGCGAGACGCCGGAGGAGCTTGTGGGCCGGCAGTGCCTGTTTGTGGTGAATCTGGAGCCGAGGAAGATGCGGGGGATAGTGAGCGAGGGGATGCTGTTCGATATCGGGTTCGGCGACGGGCTGCGGCCGGTGCTGGCCGTGCCGGAAGCCCCCGTGCCGGACGGAACGAGGGCGTCGTAG
- a CDS encoding CotH kinase family protein — translation MRSTILVTFLLLSGIQTLSADQAAAFFDSSQVKEIRLYFDDPDWYNTLYKGHSTNAADPYFPARFQYGDTVIPSIGARFKGNASFRRSSSVKKSFKLDFNEYDSEARFLGLRKLNLNNGDLQPDFLREKLFLDFAARYIPAMRAVHTRVYVNDEYWGLYIAVEEPDKTMMQSRFGDDEDGNLYEAGESNATLSYLGANPASYQSLYELKTNEEANDYSDLIEFLDILNNTPTAELPAKLEPICDVNNMLYGIALNILFVNLDSYAGSASEFMLYHRQDTGQFIHVHWDLNESFGTTGDGSPRISNPPTLDPFWLPTTTSGPGGGGMGGSNARPLMTRLWADATYKRIYLRQLARMLRDGFDTASMQARIRELADIIRPDVYSDPNKFYTNTDFENALSKSVSTGQTSVVGLTDFVTRRVAYLRPVLDTYARPADLRINEVMTVNTSTVKDAAGNYRPWVEIHNLGPGTVDLSGLYLSDSPAHPTKWALPAGKLADGQHLILWLDGDTSQGDTHAPFALQAAGGTLYLYYTTDSSSGSTIIDSVDYPELAAGHSYIRIGDTGLNWEPTNQPTPGADNPAAGTTEPTTGSFVLYINEIMADNKATLANADHAGAYDDWFELFNPGDSEVNLSGLYLTDNLANPTKFKIPEGVIIPAGGYLVFWADDQAALGALHAAFKLSADGEELGLFAADGVTAIDTVTFGKQTSDISYGRVLSDSQAWAILASPTPGLANASAAP, via the coding sequence ATGCGTTCCACCATTCTCGTAACGTTTCTGCTTCTGTCCGGAATACAGACCCTCTCGGCAGACCAGGCGGCGGCCTTCTTCGACTCCAGCCAGGTTAAGGAAATCCGGCTCTATTTCGACGATCCCGACTGGTACAACACCCTCTACAAAGGCCATTCCACCAATGCGGCGGATCCCTACTTCCCTGCACGGTTTCAGTACGGCGATACCGTCATCCCCAGCATCGGAGCTCGGTTCAAGGGCAACGCCTCCTTCCGCCGCTCGTCCAGCGTCAAAAAGTCCTTCAAACTCGACTTCAACGAGTACGATTCCGAGGCCAGATTCCTGGGCCTCAGGAAACTCAATCTGAACAATGGCGACCTGCAGCCCGACTTCCTGCGCGAGAAACTCTTCCTCGATTTCGCGGCCCGCTATATCCCGGCCATGCGCGCCGTCCATACCCGCGTCTACGTCAACGACGAGTACTGGGGCCTCTACATCGCCGTCGAAGAGCCGGACAAGACCATGATGCAGAGCCGCTTCGGCGACGACGAAGACGGCAATCTCTACGAGGCCGGAGAGTCGAACGCCACGCTCTCCTATCTCGGCGCCAACCCCGCCAGCTATCAATCGCTCTACGAGCTCAAAACCAACGAGGAGGCCAACGACTACTCCGATCTCATCGAATTCCTGGACATTCTCAACAACACCCCCACGGCGGAACTACCCGCCAAACTCGAACCCATCTGCGATGTCAACAACATGCTGTACGGCATCGCGCTCAATATCCTGTTTGTGAACCTCGACTCCTATGCCGGCTCAGCCTCGGAGTTCATGCTCTACCACCGTCAGGACACCGGGCAGTTCATTCACGTCCATTGGGACCTGAATGAGTCGTTCGGCACCACCGGTGACGGCTCACCGCGCATCTCGAATCCGCCCACGCTCGACCCCTTCTGGCTGCCGACTACTACCTCCGGGCCAGGAGGGGGCGGCATGGGCGGCAGCAACGCCCGGCCGCTGATGACCAGGCTCTGGGCCGACGCCACCTACAAACGCATCTATCTGCGCCAGCTCGCCCGCATGCTGCGCGATGGCTTCGACACCGCCTCCATGCAGGCACGCATCCGGGAACTGGCCGATATCATCCGGCCTGACGTCTACTCCGACCCAAACAAGTTCTACACGAATACTGATTTCGAGAACGCCCTGAGCAAATCCGTCAGCACCGGCCAGACATCCGTAGTGGGCCTCACCGATTTCGTCACCCGGCGCGTCGCCTACCTGCGGCCCGTGCTTGATACCTATGCCCGTCCCGCCGACCTGCGGATCAACGAGGTGATGACCGTCAACACGTCCACTGTCAAGGACGCCGCCGGCAACTATAGGCCTTGGGTGGAAATCCACAATTTGGGGCCCGGCACGGTCGACCTCAGCGGTCTTTACCTGAGCGACTCCCCGGCGCATCCCACAAAGTGGGCCCTGCCCGCGGGCAAACTGGCCGATGGCCAGCACCTGATTCTCTGGCTGGATGGCGACACGTCGCAAGGCGATACGCATGCGCCCTTCGCCCTGCAGGCCGCGGGCGGAACGCTGTATCTGTACTACACCACCGACAGCTCGTCGGGCAGCACCATCATCGACAGCGTCGACTATCCGGAACTGGCCGCCGGGCACTCCTACATCCGCATCGGCGATACCGGCCTGAATTGGGAGCCCACCAACCAGCCGACCCCCGGCGCGGACAACCCCGCCGCCGGCACAACTGAGCCCACCACCGGCTCGTTCGTCCTCTACATCAACGAGATCATGGCCGACAACAAGGCGACGCTCGCCAATGCCGATCATGCCGGCGCCTACGACGACTGGTTCGAGCTCTTCAACCCGGGCGATTCCGAAGTGAATCTCAGCGGACTGTATCTGACCGACAACCTCGCCAACCCCACGAAATTCAAGATCCCCGAGGGCGTTATCATTCCGGCGGGCGGCTACCTGGTGTTCTGGGCGGACGACCAGGCGGCTCTCGGGGCCCTCCACGCCGCCTTCAAACTCAGCGCCGACGGCGAAGAACTGGGCCTCTTCGCCGCCGATGGGGTGACGGCCATCGACACCGTCACCTTCGGCAAGCAGACCTCCGACATCTCCTACGGCCGCGTACTGTCCGACTCGCAGGCGTGGGCAATACTGGCCTCCCCCACGCCCGGCTTGGCGAACGCCTCCGCGGCCCCGTAG
- a CDS encoding M1 family aminopeptidase codes for MRLLAVVLNILLAPALLIASDPAALLTDYRAAREAAPDPSRVVTCEKLELRRPAATITLNSGKLAFLPPMAGRTYGAIFQGQGTFRFAAATPSERAETRRRSHKSEELEDTFTELLLLFSDATEAEVLKQGKAAAGSTDGFGSTLKSAREVFREQLHFNAEANVLRYLTRPASAYCLALVKTKQFGYLLYEFAPADMEEVSLLRVRSGDSSEIWNSFPLTDLGSNAGITALPKTVVDSKQIDVDTVIAGNASLAATAVTTFEAKLSGDQLLHINLAPPLRVKEVKDQAGVALGFIQESEKRDGSLWVIAPAPLEAGKTYQWTFTYAGKDVIQKAGEGNFYVGARSSWFPRPATAGESFNDRAIFHTKFRIPKNFSLVGTGKEVRRAIEGKEEVTEWDSQRPATVAGFNYGKFSTKSMEANGFQVSVYANSGLGDELAELRILLESSPAIAAQIGISPGALNTTGMSAKAAAEALQSLNLYTRLFGALPDKFLRVTQQPDGFFGQSWPGLLFLPYTSFLDGTARNQLKLDRGGMRSFLEEVGPHEIAHQWWGHAVVWNDYRDQWLSEGFADYSSALYIQATKGMKPFMQYLKHQQEHILVPVGTAISPNDAGPLSLGYRLGGTDCPGAGQLIYTKGAYVLHMIRMFLHDYNTGSDARFLNLMREFVTAYSDKPASTADFAALVSKHAGEDMSYFFNQWVYSSAVPKVKGQYSVTQEEGKAVLVVDPQISGVPAGFRLDLPVALKLKSGTRVGRLRMVAPGAQLKAALPEVPESVEFNPTLELLGEVDLKKK; via the coding sequence ATGCGTCTTTTGGCAGTCGTCCTCAACATTCTTCTAGCCCCCGCCCTGCTCATCGCCTCCGATCCGGCCGCCCTGCTCACGGATTACCGTGCAGCACGCGAGGCCGCGCCGGACCCCAGCCGGGTTGTCACCTGCGAGAAGCTCGAACTGCGCCGGCCGGCGGCCACAATTACGCTCAACTCCGGCAAACTGGCCTTTTTACCGCCCATGGCCGGCCGCACTTATGGTGCGATTTTTCAGGGTCAGGGCACCTTCCGGTTTGCCGCGGCCACGCCCTCGGAGCGGGCAGAGACGCGCCGCCGTTCGCATAAGTCGGAGGAGCTCGAGGACACATTCACGGAATTACTGCTGTTGTTTTCCGACGCGACCGAGGCCGAAGTACTCAAACAGGGGAAGGCCGCGGCCGGCAGCACGGACGGTTTCGGTTCCACCCTCAAATCGGCCCGGGAAGTCTTTCGCGAGCAACTCCACTTCAATGCGGAGGCGAATGTCCTGCGCTACCTCACCCGGCCCGCCAGTGCGTACTGCCTCGCACTGGTGAAGACGAAACAGTTCGGATATCTGCTGTATGAATTTGCCCCGGCCGACATGGAGGAGGTTTCGCTGCTTCGCGTGAGAAGCGGGGACTCGAGTGAGATCTGGAACTCATTCCCGCTCACCGACCTGGGCAGCAACGCGGGGATAACGGCTCTCCCGAAAACGGTCGTCGATTCGAAGCAGATCGATGTGGATACGGTCATCGCCGGCAACGCCAGCCTGGCGGCGACGGCCGTCACCACTTTTGAAGCCAAGCTCAGCGGAGACCAATTGCTCCACATAAATCTGGCGCCCCCCCTGCGCGTCAAGGAGGTCAAGGATCAGGCAGGCGTAGCCCTGGGCTTCATCCAGGAGAGTGAGAAGCGCGATGGGTCGCTCTGGGTGATCGCGCCGGCGCCTCTGGAAGCCGGCAAGACCTACCAATGGACGTTCACCTACGCTGGCAAGGACGTCATCCAGAAGGCGGGCGAAGGCAATTTCTACGTGGGGGCCCGCTCCTCCTGGTTCCCCCGCCCCGCCACCGCGGGCGAGTCCTTCAACGATCGCGCCATCTTCCACACGAAATTCCGCATTCCCAAGAACTTCTCGCTGGTCGGGACGGGCAAGGAAGTACGCCGCGCCATCGAGGGCAAAGAGGAAGTCACTGAGTGGGATAGCCAGCGGCCCGCCACAGTGGCCGGTTTCAACTATGGCAAGTTCTCCACAAAGTCGATGGAGGCCAATGGCTTCCAGGTGAGTGTCTACGCCAACTCAGGCCTCGGCGACGAACTGGCGGAGTTACGTATTTTGCTGGAAAGCAGTCCCGCGATAGCCGCACAGATCGGCATCTCCCCGGGCGCCCTGAACACGACAGGCATGTCGGCCAAAGCGGCGGCGGAAGCTCTTCAATCGCTGAACCTCTACACGCGCCTCTTCGGAGCGTTGCCCGACAAGTTCCTCCGCGTCACCCAGCAGCCCGATGGATTCTTCGGGCAGTCCTGGCCAGGCCTGCTCTTCCTGCCGTACACCTCCTTCCTGGACGGTACGGCGCGCAATCAGCTAAAGCTCGACCGTGGCGGCATGCGCTCCTTCCTGGAAGAAGTCGGTCCTCACGAGATCGCCCACCAGTGGTGGGGACACGCAGTCGTCTGGAACGACTATCGCGACCAGTGGCTCTCAGAGGGATTTGCCGATTACTCATCGGCTCTGTACATCCAGGCCACCAAAGGCATGAAGCCCTTCATGCAGTACCTGAAACACCAGCAGGAACACATCCTGGTGCCTGTCGGCACGGCCATTTCCCCCAACGACGCGGGCCCTCTTTCACTCGGCTACCGCCTGGGCGGCACCGACTGCCCCGGAGCCGGCCAACTCATCTACACCAAAGGGGCATACGTACTCCACATGATCCGGATGTTCCTGCACGACTACAACACCGGCAGCGACGCACGGTTCCTCAACCTGATGCGAGAATTCGTGACCGCCTACTCCGACAAGCCGGCCTCCACGGCAGACTTTGCGGCGCTGGTCTCGAAGCACGCGGGCGAGGACATGTCCTACTTCTTTAACCAGTGGGTCTACTCCTCGGCCGTCCCGAAAGTGAAGGGCCAGTACAGCGTCACTCAGGAAGAAGGCAAGGCGGTGCTCGTTGTCGATCCTCAGATCAGCGGTGTACCGGCGGGCTTCCGGCTGGATCTGCCGGTAGCCCTGAAGCTCAAGTCCGGCACGCGCGTCGGCCGGCTCCGCATGGTTGCGCCCGGCGCGCAGTTGAAGGCGGCGTTGCCCGAGGTCCCCGAATCGGTCGAGTTCAATCCGACGCTCGAACTGCTGGGCGAAGTCGACCTGAAGAAGAAGTAG
- the bfr gene encoding bacterioferritin → MKGDAKVIEYLQEVLTAELTAINQYFLHAEMMENWGYERLAKITRKESIEEMVHAEKLLHRMLYLDASPNMSELFPLRIGQTVKEQIENDLAVEYDAVPRLNKAINAAVAAGDNGSRDLFESILKDEEHHVDYLEAQLHMIKEMGYENYLAQNMKEHE, encoded by the coding sequence ATGAAGGGTGACGCAAAGGTTATCGAGTATCTGCAGGAAGTCCTGACGGCCGAATTGACGGCCATCAACCAGTACTTTCTCCACGCTGAGATGATGGAAAACTGGGGGTATGAGCGGTTGGCCAAGATCACCCGCAAGGAATCCATCGAGGAGATGGTGCATGCCGAGAAGCTGCTGCACCGCATGCTCTACCTGGATGCCTCGCCGAATATGAGCGAGCTGTTCCCGCTGCGGATCGGCCAGACCGTGAAAGAGCAGATCGAGAACGATCTGGCGGTGGAGTACGACGCCGTTCCGCGGCTGAACAAGGCCATCAATGCGGCCGTGGCTGCCGGCGACAACGGCTCCCGTGATCTCTTCGAGTCGATCCTGAAGGACGAGGAGCATCACGTCGACTATCTGGAAGCGCAGCTCCATATGATCAAGGAAATGGGCTATGAGAACTACCTCGCCCAGAACATGAAGGAACACGAGTAA